One segment of Methylotenera versatilis 79 DNA contains the following:
- a CDS encoding CvpA family protein yields MTSFDYAVLIIVGISIVISMMRGAVREMLSIIGWFAAFYVAKTYATQLIPLLPQDIPNDQLRVLAAFLILFLGVLLVVALLSIALSSIINKIGLSWLNRFFGALFGFAKGLFIVCVLVFLAGLTSFPQDNRWTNAMFSSPLEALVKTALPWMPQTVAKHVKYD; encoded by the coding sequence ATGACAAGTTTTGATTACGCCGTATTAATCATTGTCGGCATTTCAATTGTCATTAGTATGATGCGTGGTGCAGTGCGCGAAATGTTATCCATCATTGGTTGGTTTGCGGCTTTTTATGTCGCTAAAACGTATGCTACGCAGTTAATACCTTTATTACCGCAAGATATTCCAAATGACCAATTACGTGTTTTGGCCGCTTTTTTAATATTATTTTTGGGCGTGTTGCTGGTGGTTGCTTTATTATCCATCGCGCTTTCCAGCATCATTAATAAAATTGGTTTAAGTTGGCTTAATCGGTTTTTTGGCGCATTATTTGGTTTTGCAAAAGGCCTATTCATTGTTTGTGTTTTAGTATTTTTAGCGGGCTTAACGAGCTTTCCTCAGGACAATCGTTGGACAAATGCCATGTTCAGTTCGCCGCTTGAGGCGCTTGTGAAAACAGCCTTACCGTGGATGCCGCAAACTGTCGCTAAGCATGTTAAATACGATTAA
- a CDS encoding SPOR domain-containing protein has translation MQKDINDQELTLKKRARRRLVGAIALVLFMVIVLPMILKDRSNKQPADEVTITLNDNKPAVLPEVSDFDSNIVPSNTVPFSEESVDSITQQSADQSETAEDDAEASPKPQVESKSNDNQKAAVKLPAVKQTETPKTDSKKSTSNAKFYVQIGVFSDEANVKKLQAKLTDLGYKSQTEKIDTAKGKKIRLRTQLLGERNDAAIALQNIKDAGLTGMVVSQ, from the coding sequence ATGCAAAAAGACATAAATGATCAAGAGTTAACCTTGAAAAAACGTGCAAGACGCCGTTTAGTGGGCGCGATTGCACTGGTGTTATTCATGGTGATTGTGTTGCCAATGATATTAAAAGATCGTTCTAATAAGCAACCTGCTGATGAAGTGACGATTACGTTGAACGATAACAAGCCTGCCGTTTTGCCTGAAGTGTCTGATTTTGATTCTAATATAGTACCGTCTAATACAGTGCCATTTAGCGAAGAGTCAGTAGATTCAATTACGCAACAATCTGCTGATCAATCAGAAACTGCAGAAGATGATGCTGAAGCATCGCCTAAACCACAAGTTGAATCTAAAAGTAACGACAATCAAAAAGCAGCAGTTAAACTGCCTGCCGTTAAACAAACTGAAACACCAAAAACTGATAGCAAAAAAAGTACGTCAAACGCAAAATTCTATGTACAAATTGGTGTGTTTTCAGATGAGGCGAATGTTAAAAAGCTGCAAGCCAAATTAACCGATTTAGGTTACAAATCACAAACTGAAAAGATAGATACCGCAAAAGGTAAAAAAATTCGTCTACGCACACAATTATTGGGTGAGCGTAATGACGCCGCTATCGCCTTGCAGAATATCAAAGACGCTGGACTTACTGGCATGGTGGTCAGTCAATAA
- the folC gene encoding bifunctional tetrahydrofolate synthase/dihydrofolate synthase → MTNIQSKPTNAKQWLAYIEAQHPTAIAMGLDRVDVVAKNLQLKPTFPIITVAGTNGKGSTCALLSQVYIEAGYRVGCYTSPHLMRYNERVRVNDLEISDDDLCIAFEAIEQARGDIALTYFEIGTLAAMWHFCQAHLDVVILEVGLGGRLDAVNIFDPRCSIVTTIDLDHMDYLGDTREKIGFEKAGIFRNGALAICGDENPPQSLIDYAAKVHAPLRLINRDFSVKKTTQHWQYLAEGFELTLPNLGMHGDFQLNNAACVVCATQYLNNVLPVLPTNIHAAFQSVTLIGRFYQIQSQPTIIVDVAHNPHAAISLAHNLQMTPCVGKTFAVFAMLADKDIDGVIKAVAPNIQQWFIADNHSPRGAKAFDLNQKLIKNDPKSVVNSFADVSSALISACKTATKNDRIIVFGSFYTVADAMNTVLQNSTSTP, encoded by the coding sequence GTGACCAATATCCAATCTAAGCCAACCAATGCAAAACAATGGTTGGCTTACATCGAAGCGCAACATCCCACAGCTATCGCAATGGGCTTAGACAGAGTTGATGTTGTTGCCAAAAATCTACAACTAAAACCAACATTTCCCATCATTACGGTTGCTGGCACCAATGGTAAAGGTTCTACCTGCGCGCTATTAAGCCAAGTTTATATTGAGGCGGGTTACCGCGTCGGTTGTTACACTTCGCCACATTTGATGCGTTACAACGAACGCGTGCGTGTGAATGACCTTGAAATCTCTGATGACGATTTGTGTATTGCTTTTGAAGCTATTGAACAAGCGCGTGGCGATATCGCCTTAACTTATTTTGAAATTGGCACATTAGCGGCTATGTGGCATTTTTGTCAGGCACATTTAGATGTGGTTATCTTAGAAGTGGGTTTGGGCGGCAGGCTAGATGCGGTGAATATTTTTGATCCCCGTTGCAGTATTGTGACAACGATTGACTTGGATCATATGGATTATTTGGGCGATACGCGTGAGAAAATTGGTTTTGAAAAAGCTGGCATTTTTCGCAACGGTGCATTAGCCATTTGTGGCGATGAAAATCCACCGCAAAGCTTGATTGATTACGCTGCAAAAGTGCATGCGCCACTACGTTTAATTAACCGTGATTTTAGTGTAAAAAAAACAACGCAGCATTGGCAATATTTGGCAGAAGGCTTTGAATTAACGCTGCCTAATTTGGGTATGCATGGCGATTTTCAACTGAATAATGCCGCGTGTGTAGTTTGTGCGACGCAATATTTAAATAATGTTTTGCCTGTGTTGCCGACTAATATTCATGCGGCATTTCAATCGGTGACTTTAATCGGTCGTTTTTATCAAATTCAATCGCAACCGACTATTATTGTGGATGTTGCACACAATCCGCACGCAGCCATTTCACTTGCGCATAACTTGCAAATGACACCTTGTGTGGGAAAAACATTCGCGGTATTTGCGATGTTGGCAGACAAAGACATCGATGGTGTTATTAAGGCAGTAGCGCCTAATATTCAGCAGTGGTTTATTGCGGATAATCATAGTCCGCGTGGCGCAAAAGCTTTTGATTTGAATCAAAAGTTAATAAAAAATGACCCGAAATCAGTGGTTAACTCATTTGCGGATGTCTCGTCTGCGCTTATTTCAGCCTGTAAAACCGCGACCAAAAATGATAGAATAATCGTGTTTGGTTCCTTCTATACGGTTGCAGATGCGATGAACACGGTATTGCAAAATAGTACATCAACCCCATAA
- the accD gene encoding acetyl-CoA carboxylase, carboxyltransferase subunit beta yields MSWLEKIPQKIQRVVGVVNKKNVPEGLWSKCDSCQSVLYKTDLESNLEVCPKCAHHNRIGARARLNQLLDPDSKTEKRIEIGANVEPIDPLKFKDSKSYADRMKSAQKEVGEKDALIVMQGSIHTVPVVVAAFEFKFMGGSMGSVVGERFVRGIDAAIKNKAAFICISASGGARMQEGLLSLMQMAKTSAALTKLSQAGLPYISVLTDPTMGGVSASFAMLGDVIVAEPNALIGFAGPRVIEQTVRETLPEGFQRAEFLVEHGAVDLIIDRREMRQRLANILSGLMKLPKAA; encoded by the coding sequence ATGAGTTGGTTAGAAAAAATTCCGCAAAAAATTCAACGTGTTGTTGGTGTCGTTAATAAGAAAAATGTGCCAGAAGGTTTATGGAGCAAATGTGATTCGTGCCAATCTGTGTTGTATAAAACGGATTTAGAATCGAATTTAGAAGTCTGCCCAAAATGCGCGCACCATAATCGTATTGGTGCACGAGCTAGACTTAACCAACTTTTAGATCCAGATTCTAAAACAGAAAAACGTATTGAAATTGGCGCGAATGTTGAGCCGATTGACCCGTTAAAATTTAAAGATAGCAAAAGCTATGCGGATCGCATGAAATCAGCCCAAAAAGAAGTGGGCGAAAAAGATGCTTTAATCGTTATGCAAGGCAGCATTCATACGGTGCCTGTGGTGGTTGCAGCGTTTGAGTTCAAGTTTATGGGCGGTTCGATGGGTTCTGTGGTTGGCGAGCGATTTGTACGCGGAATTGATGCTGCAATTAAGAATAAAGCTGCTTTTATTTGTATTTCTGCCAGCGGCGGCGCGCGTATGCAAGAAGGTTTGTTATCGCTGATGCAAATGGCCAAAACTAGCGCTGCATTAACTAAGCTTTCACAGGCTGGATTGCCTTACATTTCAGTGTTAACTGACCCAACAATGGGTGGCGTTTCGGCTAGTTTTGCGATGTTAGGCGATGTGATTGTTGCCGAGCCGAACGCGTTAATCGGCTTTGCCGGGCCAAGAGTGATTGAGCAAACTGTGCGTGAAACATTGCCAGAAGGCTTTCAGCGAGCAGAGTTTTTAGTCGAGCATGGTGCTGTAGATTTGATTATTGATCGCCGTGAAATGCGCCAACGATTAGCGAATATTTTATCTGGCTTAATGAAGTTGCCTAAAGCAGCTTAA